In Tripterygium wilfordii isolate XIE 37 chromosome 23, ASM1340144v1, whole genome shotgun sequence, one genomic interval encodes:
- the LOC119993763 gene encoding NAC domain-containing protein 83-like yields the protein MERSPSNLVMNGGLGVRLPVGYRFHPTDEELVVHYLKKKVFGLPLPASIIPDLDVFHTHPWSLPGDLKEKRYFFNKREGNIDGHDKKRKTVKTAGSGYWKPIGKERKIVDSVSNESVGLRKSLVFCQSTPHSQSESTSNTKWVMHEYSLLGNQISKKTSMEETWVVYSLFQKKRKPNRHCHGVRNYIDDKVIADRPSFMDFMVEDGDHEGPPQPASPCFSEVTHEIPSCGYLLDHEQEETSSRNANYNNISFCSSFSRMRN from the exons atggagagatcACCAAGCAACTTAGTGATGAATGGAGGCCTAGGGGTGAGATTGCCTGTAGGGTACAGGTTCCACCCAACAGATGAGGAGCTTGTTGTTCATTACTTGAAGAAGAAGGTGTTTGGTCTTCCATTACCTGCTTCTATCATTCCTGACCTCGATGTTTTCCATACTCATCCTTGGAGTTTGCCTG GTGATTTGAAGGAGAAGAGGTACTTCTTTAACAAGAGAGAGGGGAACATTGACGGCcatgacaagaaaagaaaaactgtcAAAACTGCTGGTTCTGGTTACTGGAAGCCTAttggaaaagaaaggaaaattgtGGATTCAGTGAGCAATGAATCGGTAGGGTTAAGGAAATCACTGGTTTTCTGCCAATCAACCCCCCACTCCCAATCTGAGTCCACTTCTAACACCAAATGGGTCATGCATGAATACAGCCTATTAGGAAACCAG ATCTCTAAGAAAACATCAATGGAGGAAACATGGGTTGTGTACAGCCTGTttcagaagaaaagaaagcctAACAGACATTGTCATGGCGTCAGAAACTACATTGATGATAAAGTGATTGCTGATAGGCCAAGTTTTATGGATTTTATGGTGGAAGATGGTGATCATGAAGGTCCTCCTCAACCTGCTTCACCATGTTTTAGTGAAGTCACTCATGAAATTCCTTCTTGTGGGTATTTGTTAGATCATGAACAGGAAGAAACCAGCAGCCGTAATGCCAATTACAATAATATtagcttttgttcttcattttctagAATGAGAAATTAG
- the LOC119993714 gene encoding glutaredoxin-C1-like, with the protein MHYQTESWTSYNMIPTRTTAISSDPFERIERMASENAVVIFSISSCCMCHAIKRLFCGMGVNPTVYELDEDPRGNELERALMRLLGSSTAVPVVFIGGKLVGSMDRVMGSHINGTLVPLLKEAGALWL; encoded by the coding sequence ATGCATTACCAAACAGAGTCATGGACTTCCTATAACATGATCCCAACAAGAACAACCGCCATTTCCAGCGACCCATTTGAGCGAATTGAGAGAATGGCATCGGAGAATGCAGTGGTGATTTTCAGCATCAGCAGTTGCTGTATGTGCCACGCCATTAAGAGGCTCTTCTGTGGGATGGGTGTGAATCCGACTGTTTACGAGCTCGACGAGGACCCGAGAGGGAATGAGCTCGAGAGGGCTCTGATGAGGCTTTTGGGAAGCTCCACTGCTGTTCCTGTGGTGTTCATTGGAGGTAAACTTGTTGGTTCCATGGACAGAGTCATGGGTTCTCATATTAATGGCACTCTTGTTCCTCTGCTTAAAGAGGCTGGTGCTCTCTGGCTCTGA
- the LOC119992416 gene encoding regulation of nuclear pre-mRNA domain-containing protein 1B-like: MGSTFNSHILVEKLAKLNNSQTSIETLSHWCIFHMHKAKQVVETWARQFHCSPREQRLAFLFLANDILQNSRRKGIEFVGEFWRVLPDALRDVIENGDDFGRNSVLRLIGIWEERKVFGSRAQMLKEELVGRHAEKINRSEKNLSLKLKQPGGNTLDKIVSTYQVVYGSQLDENVILRKCRNAISCLEKVGEEPSGDISSGGLHGAAFMDEVKGQHAILRECIEQLTTVESSRANLVSLMKETLREQEFKLEEIRSQLQVAQSQSEQSHRLIDCNDTELPEQVSKEAYDSMAPPGFISADKEQAAPVMYNQEQMSYPKQSGPIEEGKSAAAVVAAKLMSSTSSAHMLSYVLSSLASEGVIGNPVQDSSGDYPPEKRPKLENDQSYVSPQNSSQPPAPPFVHPESVPQNVITTIQQLTQNEPPPPPPSRSPPPLPPSLPFMSVAYPMPPYIQSVGSVNGEQFRYGMTQQLPPSFPGYPPTTAPVSGISPFSIPPANPYQSFQGPDGNFHNQPPSVPTVPISRQ; encoded by the exons ATGGGAAGTACATTTAATTCACACATTTTAGTGGAAAAGCTGGCCAAGCTAAACAATTCACAGACGAGTATCGAAA CACTGTCACATTGGTGTATTTTCCATATGCATAAGGCGAAACAAGTTGTTGAGACATGGGCCAGACAATTTCACTGTTCTCCACGTGAGCAAAGATTGGCCTTTCTATTTCTAGCCAACGACATTTTGCAGAATAGCCGGCGAAAGGGTATTGAGTTTGTCGGTGAATTCTGGAGAGTTCTTCCAGACGCTCTTCGTGATGTAATTGAAAATGGGGATGATTTTGGAAGAAATTCAGTATTACGACTG ATTGGTATATGGGAAGAGCGAAAAGTGTTTGGTTCTCGGGCGCAAATGCTAAAGGAAGAGCTCGTGGGAAGGCATGCGGAAAAGATTAATAGAAGTGAGAAGAATTTGAGCCTCAAACTG AAGCAGCCTGGTGGAAATACACTGGACAAAATAGTTTCAACTTATCAAGTTGTTTATGGTAGCCAGTTGGATGAAAATGTTATATTGAGAAAATGTAGGAATGCTATTAGCTGTCTTGAAAAAGTTGGCGAGGAACCTAGTGGTGATATTAGCTCAG GTGGTTTGCATGGAGCTGCATTTATGGATGAGGTGAAGGGGCAGCATGCTATACTGAGGGAGTGTATTGAACAACTGACCACAGTTGAATCATCAAGAGCAAATCTTGTCTCACTTATGAAAGAGACTCTGCGTGAGCAG GAATTCAAGCTGGAAGAAATTCGTAGTCAGCTTCAG GTTGCCCAGTCCCAGTCAGAACAGTCTCATCGGTTAATAGATTGCAACGACACAGAATTGCCTGAGCAAGTTTCAAAAGAGGCTTACGATTCCATGGCACCTCCAGGCTTTATATCAGCAGATAAGGAACAAGCAGCACCTGTTATGTACAACCAGGAGCAGATGTCTTATCCTAAACAATCTGGCCCCATCGAGGAAGGGAaatctgctgctgctgttgtggcCGCAAAGTTAATGTCATCTACATCCTCGGCCCATATGCTTTCTTATGTACTCTCCTCTCTCGCATCAGAGGGTGTCATTGGCAATCCAGTGCAAGATTCTTCTGGTGATTACCCTCCTGAAAAGAGGCCTAAGCTTGAAAATGACCAATCTTATGTTTCGCCTCAAAATTCCTCACAACCACCAGCTCCTCCTTTCGTGCATCCTGAATCTGTCCCACAAAATGTGATTACCACCATCCAGCAATTAACCCAGAATGAGCCCCCGCCTCCTCCCCCATCACGTTCTCCACCACCACTGCCGCCATCATTACCCTTTATGTCAGTGGCGTATCCAATGCCCCCTTATATTCAGAGTGTTGGATCTGTCAACGGTGAACAATTCAGGTACGGTATGACCCAACAACTGCCTCCCTCCTTCCCAGGTTATCCACCTACGACTGCTCCTGTCTCCGGCATTTCTCCCTTCTCGATACCTCCGGCAAATCCATATCAGAGTTTTCAAGGTCCTGACGGTAATTTCCACAATCAGCCACCCTCTGTGCCAACAGTGCCCATTTCGCGGCAATAG